A segment of the Emys orbicularis isolate rEmyOrb1 chromosome 24, rEmyOrb1.hap1, whole genome shotgun sequence genome:
tgGTTAGGACTAGGGTCTGAGACGCGTTGCCATGGGATGGCCGAttgctgtccccctccctcctgctcccggAAAGCTGGGAGGCCCCCTTACAGCCTGGGCTGatttgggggagcccagggctttgCTGGACGTGTGTGTCCTTAGGGGGCCTTACAGCAGCCTGAGCATGCGTCCGCTGAGCTCTCCCTGCTGGTGCTGCCGTTCCTACACTTCCCCAGCCCTTCACTGAAACCCTTCGAATGCGGCAATACCTCGCCTTTGACCTCTTGCCCCCAACGTCAGCCGGGCAAGCCGGGGGCTGCTAGACAGCAAAGTGCCAGGGCATTAATTAGCTCCCCAGGTGCCCTTGCCTGGGCGAGGCGTGTGAAACCTGCTAGCGTGCAGGGAACAGCACGCAGATCGAGAGCCTGGGCAGTCAGTCTGCTGTTTGAACCAGGTCTGCCAGGCGCTGGCGTTTCTTTCCCTGGCAATGTGCTGTATgatgaaaggggaggggggtgtaaaCCCGGGAGGGTGGCTGGTTCCTGGCGCTGACAAGTCCTGCCTCTGGTTTAAAATACTGAAGATTCAAATCCAGCTAAGGTTAAAATATCCCTGCTGATGTTCTAGCTGTTTGGGAtcaaatccttagctggtgtaaggcAGCAttgctgcactgaagtcaatggggctccccGGACTTACATCAGCTGACCCGCCAGACCGACTGTAAAAGGGCTGTGATGGGGGGAACAGGGGCACTGGGGCTAAGATTGTCAAATCAGTCTGATCCCAGCATGTTAAAGGGGCCAGCTGGTCAGACAGTGCTGGGCACCGACCCTCTGAAAcgcaggcccctttaaggtgtctcaagttgggtgccCAAAATTGCTCACCAGATCTTGTGCCTTTGCCTGTATGAGCCCCCCAAAAGTGCCATCTGCTAAGCCACAGGGCCCTGCTTGTTACCAGGGCCACGgaacaggagggggtgcagggctcagaTTCTGCTGACTGTCACGGGTACAAATCTAGAGCAACGCCTCGGAATTCAGCTGGGGTgagtgagatcagaacccaggctgtggcctcttcCCCGCTCAGCCAACAGGGTCGTGGGAACtggtggaaactgaggcatggagcggggggggggaagcctggccccattgaactcaatggccaaactcccattgactccatccACGGTCTTCAGTCTCCTCTGCGGATGGGCTCCATGCCCCGGAGCGCGGTGATAAGGGGGGACGGGACAGTTAATCGGGccagaggctgggcagggggtttgCCCGGCCCTCAGCAGCCCCTTGCGTCACGCTGTGAGAGTCTGACCTGTCCCTTGCCGGCGTGTATTACAGCCCAGTGGCTATCGCGGTGACGGGGGCGCTGGTGTTGCTGGTTCTGTTCTGCATGGTGTATCTCCTGGGCGAAGGGAGCCATTCCCAGGATCCCCTCTTCTACGGTGAGTCTCGGCGGGGGGGCCCTGCTTAGTGACCCCCTCCTGTCTCCTGTTTCACCTACCTGGGCAAGAGAGGCAGCAAGCCAATGTGGTTGGAGGAGCCCTGGATCTCTGTAGGCGGCaggtgggtgggcgaggttcagGGGGATTGAAGCCGCGTCAGGGAAGGTGCTGGTGGGTCTGGATGGTGCAGGGGATGCGCGGTGGCCCAGATCTAGCCCTGGCTGCCAGTGACTGGAGGCTGCTCCCATGTGACGGCCGTCAGGCAGcccgtggggcggggggagggcccAGCTCAGTCCCCAGGCGAAAGGTGCCTGCCTGGCAAAAACATCACATCAGCTGGCAcacactggccccagcctgcgCAGGGAGCGGCGAGAGGCCGGGAGCAGTGGGGTGAGATTGGACGGGGTCTCCATTGCCAGTCTACCACCGAAGGGCATCGAGGGCAGTTCCAGGGCTGAACCCCACAAGCAGGATGGACTCAGCCAGAGACCCCACGCCTGCTCCCCCTGGCTTGTGCCCCTTATGCTCTGGGGAGCGGAGAATTCCCCAGCTGACAAGCGAGGCTGGGACCTGTCACTGCAAGTGCAGGTCCCCTCTGAGCTGGGGAGAggcctgtgtgtttggggggcccAGGGCAGCCTGGCAGGGAGGtgagcctgcctccctctctccccgccTGCAGTGTTCACGGTGTTCTCTTTCACGTCCGTCATCGACCTGATCATCTCACTGGAGGAGGATGGCTACATCAGCGGCTTCATGGAGTTCTACATGAAGGAGGTACCACCCCGGCTGCCATCACGCGCCCAGGATTCCCAGAACATCACGCTGCCCTGGCCAGACCCCATGGcatcccatccctgctcccttacAAACAACATGGGCCTGCTCCCCTGCGGGCAGGCCCTTCCCCCGGTGCAAAGGGGGGTTAAAGCCACGCTGCACTCATTGGCACAGGTCTAAGCAACCGCGGTGGAGATCTGAGCCCTTGTTCCTTTAAACGAGCTGTGGCACAGCTCCGTCTCCtaagccccccgcagctccccatgCCCGGCACTGGCCCCTGGGTAGAGCAGCCAGATGGGGGCAGGCACATGTGGGCATTGGGCTGAGCGGGTCCAGCTCTGGAGCCTGCGTCGTCATGCCCAGCTGGGGAAGTGACTTGATGCCTTTCTGGTGGGCAGGGCGAGCCGTACCTACGCACGGCTTACGGTATCATGATCTGTTACTGGGACGGCATCGTGCACTACCTGCTCTACCTCACCATGATCGTAGCCATCACACAAAGGTAAGAGGGGACTGGCACTGCAGGCGATTTGGATCTCCTGTTCATTCCCTGGGCATTGCATGGCTGCTTCCAAGCGGTGGGCAGAGGAGAGTGGGGGTTGCTTTTTGCTGGAACAGTCTGGGGAGGGGGCCAAGTGAGGGCACTAGGGGAACCATAGTCAACCGTCCCGTAGTATTTTGCACAAGGTCCCAGCCAGGATTGGAAGCCGCAGGAATCTCCTGCATGGGCCTGTTCTCGGGGGACCTCCCGGCCATGGGCACGGAGAGCCGGGCTGAGTAACTGACCCGAACTCCAGCCCTCTTGGCATCTGATGCTAGTGCAGGAGCAGTGGGGAGCTCCGGTCAGTACAGGGCAGCAGCCCAGGTCCTcccagggggagtgagggagtcTCCGGGCATGGATGTGCCCTGCCCAGCTGGTAGCAGCCCTGTGAGCAATGGGCAGTGCCTGGAGCCAATGTGAGGAAGAATTCCCGGGCTGGTGGGGGCCTGCAGCCAGGGCGCTCTGGGTGGTGGGAGGCCAGGCAGGGTAGCAATCCCCTTCCGGTGCTGGTATGCTGCTAGGGAGGAGCGACTGTTGGAGGGGAGGCTGCTCTGGGGTGGCGGAGTGCCCATCTGAACCCGCACGCTGTGACGTGGCAGGGCTGACCCCACCTTGCCACTAACCCGGGAGAGCAGGCGAGGGGAAGAACCCTATGAACGCAGCAGGGGTTGAGTGATGGGGTGAGGTGGGAAAGGTTGATCTGAGCCCCAAGAGGGTGTTGAATTTCCACTGTCTCCCCAGGAAGAACTACAGGGCCCTGGGTCTCTACTGGCTGGGTTCCCTGATGATGAGCATTGTCGTCTTCCTGCCTGGGAACATGTTAGGTAAGGGGGGCCTGCCAGGGACAAGCCCTGGGGAGCTACCCTCTGCTGTGAGCTCTGGTCTGGTGGGGGTCGGTCTGTGTCCTTCCCACGTTGCCCGTGCTCCGCTCTGCCTCTGCAGGGACACACCCCAGAGCCGCGGGTTCAAGTCCAGCGTGCGTCACTAAAACCGGCACTGACAGGCCCCCTTGGTGGCAGAGAAGCTGGGGTGTGCGTGGGGCAGGAACCCCCTTCTCCCATCCCGTCGGGGTGGAATGATGcaggggggaggtgggaggagtggggcGTTGCTACGCGCTCTCCATGGGGTTAACCAAAGGCACCGGTCTCTAGGGCTGGTCTTGCTGCATGCACAACTGGGGACTCTTCTCTCTTAGGGAAGTACAGCTCCGAGATTCGCCCCTCCTTCCTCCTCAACGTGCCCTACATCCTGATCCCAATCTGGGCTGGGATGAGACTCTTCAGCCAGCCAAAACCCCTTCCCTGCTGCACTGCTGAGAAGGTAGGTGGGTCGGCGAGCTGGGGgtccccagctggggcaggtggcCTGTGAGAGGCATGCAGGTGTTGGTGACTGGGCAGGGGGTGCCCTGGGCCTGTGCGGAGCCAACACCCTGCCTGTGGCTAGGGAGTCTGCAGGCGACGTCTTCCATTGGGGCCGGGACACAGAGCTGCTGGCCCCTTGGGATCATTACAGAGCATTGGGGTGCTGTTCCCAGAGCCGGGTACCCCTTCTCCACCACTGGCCTCCATCCTTAGGGTTCAAGCCGCTGATTGTTTTTTCCCATATTCCAGCCCTGTATTTTACACCGTTGTTTGGGAAAAACCCCGTTTTGGAGGCTGGGGGTTGGTGAGCAAACCCGGCAGGAATTGCCCCTGATCCCTTACCCATCCCTCATCACATGCACAGCCGGCACCCTTTTGCCAGGCTGGCGGGATGGCAAAATGCAGTTGCTTTTGGTGCCGGGTACAAActagggtggggggtaataggcgcctatataagaaaaagccccaaatatcgggactgtccctgtagTAAAacgaacaggagtccttgtggcaccttagagactaacaaatttatttgggcataagcttttgtgaatgtgtctgtgtgctgctgccccctgctggttggTGTGTGTCTCACCCGCTCAGGCTTGTCCGCTCCCTTTGCTAGCTGAGCAGAGGTGCTGCTTTGGCACCATTAGGCCTGGGGGCGTCGTCCGGTGCCcattgtgccgggtgctgcacagacacggtgagagacaggccctgctccAAGCTGAGTAGGCAAGACGGGACCAGGATCactgaacagaacccaggtctcctgcctcCCATTCCCGTCCTGTCCTCTAGAACCCACACTGAGTTGTAGGTGTGAGTCCATTGCACCATGGACgggagcagggccctgggcaCGTCTGATTGCCCTGTCTAGGGATGGCTGCAGATCTCTTTGTCCTTAACCCACTGGGCTGGGGCGGGAacctccccccccttttattCTTTTAAGggactttaatttaaaaatggtttttGCATCTGAATGGGGGATGAACGCAGCCCCATCCAtcctcatcccccctcccttcctgcggAGCTGGGCCTCTCTCTGGAAACCTCAGTAACCGGAGCAGACCTGGCAGGAGGTTCTCGCTGCCCGTTTAAAAGCAGACTGTGCTGAGGCTGGGAATGGATCCACCATTGAAAGGGAGGAGATGCTGCCTGCCCTGAGCCGGACGCCCCTGGGGCTGCTGGCTCTGGATCGAGGTTTCTGCCCAGCCAGTGGGAGGCAAAGAGAACTGGCTTTTTAAATGTAGCCCGTTCAAGTTTCCCACTTAAAGGGCCAGCGTCCCAGTCCCTGACACCCACTGCGGCTGCTCGTGTTCAGGTTGCGGTGGAGCAGCAGAGGAGTCTGTATCAGCGGCCCCTGGACTTGGGCTTGATCCTGTTCCTGCTTGTGGCTGCGACGTTCACATTCTTCAGAGGGCTGGTAAGGGCTGGCCAGTCGGTGACTCCGCCAGAGGGTCGGGCTCCAttacagggaaggggggtgggtctggggcctgcgatgtgcagcaggtcagactagatgatcatcatggtcccttctggccttaaagtctgtgagtgggaggggcagggacagggacGGGCCAGATCTCCCATGCACTCTGCTTATCTCACAGGGGCAGCTGGGCATGGGGttgatgtgggggtggggaatggccgTGGGCTATCAGATCTGGCTGTCCCGTGCACTCTGTATCTCCTGGGGGTAACTGGGTGAGGAGTCGGTGGcgggggatcagagctggcttTCCCAGGCACTCTGCTTGTGTCTCCAGGTGGTCCTGGACTGTCCGTCCGATTCCTGCTTTGACTACATTTACCAGTACGAGCCATACCTGCGCGACCCCGTCGCCTACCCCAAAGTGCAGGTGAGTGCGGAGCCCGCTGGGGCCCAGCTGCTCTCGGTGCAGGTCCTTGCAGGCTGccggacaaagggtgggagaatggCAGGATCGGTCTCCCCAGCGTCCAGGCCAGGAATTCAGGCCCAGAGAGATTCAGGGGGAGGCTCTATAAAGCGCCGTGGGATGCTGGAGTGTATAGACTTGtgcacctaaatcccttaggaGAGGGTGCtgcttattcatttattttaactgCCTGGGAACATTGGGGATTCTGGGGGCCTGAGATCTGGAGCATCCCGCTGGGCACTCCTGCAAGCGCAGGGCAGTTTTGCATCCAGGGTTCTGGTCCAGCCCCCGCTCTGTTCTTGGACTCGCTTCCTTAtttctcccagcccctgccctgtgctCACAGTTTGCCCCGGCAGCGCCCTGCTCAGGCCTGTGCTGACCTCTCTCCCTTTGCTCCCAGATGCTGGTCTACATGTTCTACGTCCTCCCGTTCTTCTGCCTGGGCATTTACGGGCTCCTGCGGCCTGGCTGCGCGTGGCTGCCCGACTgggccctggtgtttgctggagCCGTAGCGCAGGTAAcgaggggccggggctgggattTCCCTGGGGCACAGCAGACCCTGGGCCTGTTGTTAGGTGTATTGCAGTAGAGACTGCGGATGAGAACAGGGCCCCGTTCTGCTGGCGCTTCATGGACAgagaatgagagacagtccctgcccccaggtgcTCACAGTTTAGGGAGAGATGGGAGGGGGGTGGCGGGTGACTGGGCCAAGGCCACCCAGCCAGTCtgcggcagagctaggaatagaacccaggtgtcctgagggtttttttttctttaactcagTCTGATGTAAAGCGAGGGGAAGGGCAAGGGGAGGGCTCAGCCCCTGACCACGGGGGTCCCACAGAGGCTGGTAACCCAGCCTCTCCTCACTGCTGAGCCACACGAGGGCTCCAGCTCTGGAGTCGGGGGAGGAGATTAAAATGAGGCTTAGCCCTCTTATTTTGTCCGTAGTTGCAGGGATGTTTGACTCCTGCCTGGGGTTCTGCGCTGATCTctgtgggtgtgggaggggacagacCTGGGGACGCAATGATCTGGAACCACAGCCGGCCCCTGTTTACACCTGGAAATCGCTCTCTGCTCAAAGCACAGCGGGAGTTTGCTGTGAAAACTTACCATTCCCCCTCCCCGTGGTGTTCCACTCAGCCCCTCTTCGGAGATGTGGCGAGAAGCCACTGAGATGGAGTCGCAGACCCAGCTCTCAGTGCCAGCTTCCCAGATCTTTCCTCGAGCCAGTGTCTTGGGGGAGGCCTAGGTTTCGGGCCACGGTCCCAGCAGCCTTTACACACCTCCCCCAGGCTAGCACAGGGCTCTGAACTGCAGGCAGCGCCTGCCACTGCACCGAGCCACCTACCTACTAGCTAGCCACGCTCCGTGGTTCAGCGAGAGCAATGCACCGAGCTGTCTCTGTAGGCGGGAGccacgggcagggcagggccattgCATCGCAGAGCTAGCGCATCAAAGGGCCGGCGTGTCACTAGGCCAGTGCCCCTGCACGAGGCTCCTGGACAAGCGTGTTCTGACCTCTCACGATTCCCCCGTCCCTGGGTTTGCATGTGGAGCAGTTTCTATGGCAACGAGCAGAGCCTGATAATTACTCTCTCAACGGATGTTAATGGCGGACGTGGATTAGTTTCACAGAAATAGACTTGAGCCAGCGCCCCGTGTAGCTATCAATAGGGTACGGGAGAACACGCAGCCCTGCTATCAGCATGGGCAAGGCTGCCCCAGCGTAGCCCCGGGGCCGGCTAGCCCCAACCCCTTGGCCCAACAGTGACCAGTGCTGGATTCGTCAGGGGACAAACCCCGTCGTGTGCCTGGCTGTGTACCATTATCTTCCCAAggcaattccttcctgacctcagcTGCTGATGCACTTATACGCCCTGGAGCATGAGGATGGCGCTTACCCTCTTTAATCCCTAGCTCTTGGCCCTGCTGGATTTATGCATAACAGGGTCTCacagagctgcgggggtggggaaCTGGGGCCAGGCCTTGAAAGGAGATCAGCCCTCACAACCCCTGTTGCTCTAAGTGGAGAATCTGCCCCTGCCCCCGTTGTTCGCGGTGGAGCTGCCGGGTGCGAGCCGTGTGAGAAGCCGCCCCCGTTGTTTGGGTGGGTTGCTGGGGCTGAGGTGGGAGCGTCTGGCCCTTGCAGTCTTGCGGACGTGAGTTCTGCTGGCGATTTCTCCATGGTGCAATAGAATCGAAGGTGCTTTCCCGTCAGCTCTCCT
Coding sequences within it:
- the TM6SF2 gene encoding transmembrane 6 superfamily member 2, whose translation is MQLPAVPGAVGLSLAAFPVSYALNCIAALAHPVAIAVTGALVLLVLFCMVYLLGEGSHSQDPLFYVFTVFSFTSVIDLIISLEEDGYISGFMEFYMKEGEPYLRTAYGIMICYWDGIVHYLLYLTMIVAITQRKNYRALGLYWLGSLMMSIVVFLPGNMLGKYSSEIRPSFLLNVPYILIPIWAGMRLFSQPKPLPCCTAEKVAVEQQRSLYQRPLDLGLILFLLVAATFTFFRGLVVLDCPSDSCFDYIYQYEPYLRDPVAYPKVQMLVYMFYVLPFFCLGIYGLLRPGCAWLPDWALVFAGAVAQAQFSHVGSSLHHRTPYPYRTPEEVWWVFLLTNVLYALGPHLLAYRCLRSPGFFQPAAPTGQDGIKKHQ